Genomic segment of Peribacillus frigoritolerans:
GCCACTAAAAAAATGAAGCAAGTTATACCAGCTGAGATATATTCAGTCTTGTCTTCCGGAAAGTAAAGAAACAAACCTAGTAAAGCATGATTGAGAAAGTCCATCCGATACATCCTTCCTGATAGGGAATTAAACTGCATTATCCCATTATATCAATTACCAGAACAATCCACTAGTGGGCTTAATCTACTAAACCCCGAAAAAAAGAGAGGCACTGAGCCTCTCGCTTCTCTTTTATTTATAAAATGGTGATTCCTTTAATGACCACGTCCACTGCAGGCTTGTCTCCCGCAACTGTCTCTACGTTAGCAATCGTATCAACAACGTCCATGCCTTCGACCACTTGTCCAAAGACAGAGTGTTTATGATCCAGCCATGGTGTGCCGCCTTGCTCCATATAAGCACTGATGATTTCTTCCGGATAACCGGCTTGCTTCATTTGCTCACCCATCCTGCTGTCCACATGCTGGGCTTGTACAACGAAGAATTGGCTGCCGTTTGTTCCTGGGCCTGCATTCGCCATGGAAAGAGCACCTCGCAAATTGAATAATTGCATGGAGAACTCGTCCTCAAATGGAGTTCCCCAGATACTTTCTCCACCCATTCCAGTGCCTGTCGGATCTCCGCCTTGAAGCATGAAATCCTTGATGACACGGTGAAAGATGATTCCTTCGTAATATCCGTTTTCAGCATGTGTCAAGAAATTCTCCACCGTCTTTGGAGCCAGTTCAGGGAATAGTTTAATTTTAATATCGCCCATCGTCGTTTGCATGATGACCGCTTTTTCATTTTCCAAAACTTCACTTGTTAATTGTGGAAAGTTTGTCATTTTACATAACCTCTTTCTTTTTAAAATTAAATGGCATGAAACACCATTTTCCATCTTCATTTGTACACTTTACACGATTTTCATAAAAAAAGCATCTTTACGAAATTGAACAAATTCGCTGTGAAAAATCGTCGTTCTTATGTATCATGAAGGAAGTTAAAAGAAAGGTGGTAGGGAAATGTCAGAACAGGATTTTAAAATCGGCGATAAGGTTACCGCCATATATAAAACTGGAAAATACATCGGGGAAGTCACCGATATCAGACCTGCTGCATATCTTGTTAAAGTGTTGGCTGTCTTGAAGCATCCCATGCAGGGAGATCTTCATAACCCGAAGCAAACGGAAGTGTCCATGTTCCATCAGCGGCGTGCTCTAGCTTTCCGGGAGCAAACCAATGTACCAAAGAATATGGTCAGGAACTTTAATGAGGAGATTCCTGAGTATAAGGAATCCTTAAGAGAAGCTGTTGAGAAAATGAAAGGCACTTTAAGCGAAGCCCAAACAGAGTGGAATGATAAAAGCTTACAGTTGCTTGAAGATCTAGCGGCGGATTATTTTAAATAAAGCATGATAAAAGCCAAATCAGTAGTATATGATTTGGCTTTTATAACGCTAAATGATTCAATACTTTTGATAAATCAATGCGATCGCCAATTGTCGTCGGTTCATGATTTTTCATATAACTTTTATCTTTCTCCACTAGCTTAAAGATATTATATGTCGTAATCGCATCATCCAGCGCCCGGTGATGCTTGCCTGTCCCTTCCTTGCCATAGGCCTGTACAGCTTTCCAAAGCCCGGTTTGATTTTGATCCCCGAAAAAGCGTTTATACTCCAGGCAAAGATCGCTTTGTTTCCCTGAAAAAGGGAAATCCAATCCTGCTTTCTGACAGTTCTGGCGAAGTACCTTCATGTCCATATTTCCCCAGGTAACAATCGTCGTCGGGTGCTGCTCATCAATTTTCTTCAATAAATTAACCAGCTCTTCAAATGAAATCCCCCGGTCCACCTGATCCTGGGTAATGTTCAAGAACTTTTTGCATCTTCCCGTTAAGACTGGAAATTTCATTGGGTTAACAAAAGATGAGAATTGTTCCTGAATGGTCTCATTAATGACGGTGACTAAGCCAACCTCAATGATTTCCGGATAAAACCCTACTGGATTGGCTTTTCCTTCCGGCATCGTAAATTCAAAATCAATGAATACATATTGCTGTTGTTCCTCCATTTTTATGACCCCCTTCATATTCCTGACATCAACATATAAACAAAAAATGGTTTTTTCTTACGAGACTATTATAACAGAAGATTTAGAAAGTTTTTCGTAACCCCATCCGGATACGTTATTGCCGTCATACCTAATTTACCCAAAACTCTTTATTGTCTATCTTATTTGGATTATGATGGATGAATAAACCAAAAGTACCATTTTTCCACCCCTTCAATCCAAGGACATACTAAAAATATATTAGTTAGGAAGTTGAACTATGCGCACGTATCTTGGTTATATCACGATTTTCCTCTTAATTCCCGTATTGATCCTTTTCATTTTCCTTTCCTATCAGGAGTGGTCCTTAGCTCAATCTCCCTATCATGTACTAGACGAGCGAATTCCCATTGAATCGATAGAACTGGCTCAGAATAGTTACATGAAGGCCGCAAATGGAAAGGTCATCAGTGAAATTTCCACTGGTGAGAAACGGACTTACCTAAAACTTGAAGACATCCCCCTCTTCCTGGAAAATCTATTCATCGTTACAGAGGATCAGAAATTTTATGATCATGCTGGCGTTGACCTATCCGGCATAAGCAGGGCGCTTCTTATCAATTCACAAAATAAAACAATCGAACAAGGCGGCAGTACCATTACCCAGCAACTGGCCA
This window contains:
- a CDS encoding peptidylprolyl isomerase, yielding MTNFPQLTSEVLENEKAVIMQTTMGDIKIKLFPELAPKTVENFLTHAENGYYEGIIFHRVIKDFMLQGGDPTGTGMGGESIWGTPFEDEFSMQLFNLRGALSMANAGPGTNGSQFFVVQAQHVDSRMGEQMKQAGYPEEIISAYMEQGGTPWLDHKHSVFGQVVEGMDVVDTIANVETVAGDKPAVDVVIKGITIL
- a CDS encoding kinase-associated lipoprotein B; translation: MSEQDFKIGDKVTAIYKTGKYIGEVTDIRPAAYLVKVLAVLKHPMQGDLHNPKQTEVSMFHQRRALAFREQTNVPKNMVRNFNEEIPEYKESLREAVEKMKGTLSEAQTEWNDKSLQLLEDLAADYFK
- the kapD gene encoding 3'-5' exonuclease KapD; protein product: MEEQQQYVFIDFEFTMPEGKANPVGFYPEIIEVGLVTVINETIQEQFSSFVNPMKFPVLTGRCKKFLNITQDQVDRGISFEELVNLLKKIDEQHPTTIVTWGNMDMKVLRQNCQKAGLDFPFSGKQSDLCLEYKRFFGDQNQTGLWKAVQAYGKEGTGKHHRALDDAITTYNIFKLVEKDKSYMKNHEPTTIGDRIDLSKVLNHLAL